The DNA window cacaTCTCCCACCCCTGGGCACCCAGAACCTGCTGGAAACGGGACAGGGATCCCggtgccagcccaggctgggcctTGGGGAGCTGTGAGTGATGCCCGAGGTGCCAGGACACATGCCAGCAGACCAGGTGCCCTGGGATGTGCCTGGCAGCacgaggaggaggatggagaggtGGAAGTGGCCACAGGCATTGCCACATCTCCATAAACCCCCTTTGGAATATTTCACTccccataaaaatattttatcatttcaTCCGGGCACCACGAGGCTGGCACgaggctggcagccctggcagggaccgAACCCTCCCGGGACATTTGGGACCCTTGGAATATTTCACTGCCCataaatgttttattattttatctggGCACCACGAGGCTGGCACgaggctggcagccctggcagggaccgAATTCTCCCGGGACGTTTGGGACCGTGCCAGGAAAGATTGGGTTTAATGCCGTGCCAACAGCTGCCCCGGGCCCAGATTAGCCCAGGCGCCgtcccccttccctgcccttcccggGCCGCCCCAGCGCGGAACTGGAAACCCTCCCAGTCTCGGTGTCAGATGTCAGGTGGCTCACTGGGGAGGGCGGGGTGGGCGGCGGAGACCCCCGGAATTGGGGAGCATCCAGGGATggaggggcagctgctcccagccccgcccgggctcagggagggaagctgagctgggaggggagggggcggcgtTCCCAAGGCAGCCCCCGGGCTCTGGGCTGGTGTTCCACTGGGGTTCAGCCTCGTGCCAGCTCCCCTCCCGCACCGGGACCCCTCATCACCCTGTCCCCTCGGGGCTGTCACCCCAAAACACAGAACACCGAAAATGAGGTCCCTAACTACAGTGACCCCAAGAAATAGTGACCCGTAAAAAATGTGGGCCCTAACAAGTGTGACCCCTTAAAACCACGatccctaaaaaccccaaatgctaATTATTGTAACCCCTAAAACTGGAACCTCTCTTGGAACCCCTGTTGGAACACCAAATCCCTAATAACCCCAAACCCTAATAACAGTGACCCCAATAATTGTGTCCCCtaataaccccaaatcccaataaCCGTGACCCCTAAAAGGAGGTCTCTAATAACTGTGACCCCTGCAAACCACGATcccaaacaaccccaaattCTGATCGTTGTAACCCCAAAACTGCGACCCCTGCAAACCCCATTTGcaccagccccttccccaccccagccctcaTTCTCCCCTCAATATTTCATCCCCCTCTGTTGAACCTGGAGCATTTCCCAAACCCCACCGGGGGGGTTCCACCCCCCAGAAGCTCCCGGGGTGATCCCAGGTGAGCAGCTGGGCACGGACCCCTTTTTGGGGTGACTTTGCACCTCCGTGCCCTCAGATTGATTTGTCAGGCACCAGAATCGTGCCCAGATCGGGGCAGGAATAATGGGATTATCCCGAGCCTGCTGCGGGACAGGGAAGCTCATTAAGGGGCattaaagagaaggaaattggGTTTTTCCAGGTTCTTAGGGAAAACCTCCGTTAACCTCCACGTGCCTctcattttggggccattttggggtttctttggaGCTTGCTCTGCGCTCTCGCTCTCCTTATGGACACAGAAGGAACCCCCAGGATCCCGGAGCAGCTGGGGGTGGTGTCCAGGGAATTCCAGGtttggggaaactgaggcagggcagccccagcccggcaCGGGGGACACGTccatgccccccccccccacctcaGAGCCCCCGctggagcccccagaccccccggGACCACCCGGATGAGCCCCTCGGAGGGGGGATGAGGACCCCCTCAGGGCGGATAACCCGAAGGATAACCTGActttttttggaggaaaaagggCGGTTTGATTTCCGTTTTTATTTCCAGCCCCGCCAAGTTTTGCAGCATGTCAGGGACTGACACTGCCACCTACCGAGCCAGGCCCGCTTCACTGAacctctttcttctgctttcccaCCCAAAAGTGGCTTCAGGAGCACGCCAAGTCTCTCAAACCCCCCCGTGCAGGTGCCCCTCGGTGCCAGgaccccaaatatccccaaatatCCCCGAATATCCCCGAATATCCCCGAATATCACCATCCCAAATATCCCTCAGTGCGCTTTTGGGGGGCCTTTTTGGGCTCAGGGCTTTGTGGATGCCAGgttgggatggggagaggggaaactgaggcacagccagggatgaGGATGTTGGGGTGGTgagtggggaaactgaggcacagccagggatcaggattttgggggtacCAGGCCGGCACAGGGGGtgaggcacagccagagctcgTCAGGCCCAGGCGGGTCCCACCTGTGCCTCGTTAGCCCCGGGTATTTAAGGGCCCTTTTTCCTCAAATCCCCTTTTTTGAGCGTCAGCTCCGGGGGCACTGCCTCGGTCCTTTTGTGGGATGGGGGAGCCCCGCAGAGCTGAGGGGTGGCCGGGGGCCCTGGAGCCCTCGGGGGTCTCACGGCCCTCGGGGGTCTCACAGCCCTCAGGGGCCCTGGAGCCCTCGGGGGTCTCACAGCCCTCGAAGGCCCTGGAGCCCTCGGGGGTCTCACGGCCCTCAGGGGCCCTGGAGCCCTCGGGGGTCTCACAGCCCTCGAAGGCCCTGGAGCCCTCGGGGGTCTCACAGCCCTCAGGGGTCCTGGAGCCCTCAGGGGTCTCAAAGTCCTTGGAACCTTCGGGGCCCCTGGAGCCCCCGGGggtcccgcagcccccgggggtcccgcagcccctggagcccccgggggtcccgcagcccctggagcccccgggggtcccgcagcccccggggGTCCCGCAGCCCACGCCGCCCCCCGAGCTGCTGGAGGCGCTCCTGCAGCAGCGCTTCGGGCCCCCGCCCCAGCCGGCGCCCATCGTCCGCCtgcgccgcggccccgccgggggCTACGAGCCCACCGGGGACCCGGCCGAGGTGCTGGAGCGGCGGCAGGCGGCCAACGCCAAGGAGAGGCAGAGGGtgagcccccccaaaaaccccaaacccgccgagcccccagagcacagcccgGGGCGGGGTCACATcggggggacacccaggggacagcgGCGGTGCCACCGCGGGGTGCCACGGGGGGATTCAATTGGGGGGGGGGCTCAGGTGAGTTTTAGGACGGCCTGGTTTAATTCTGGGTGGGTCAGTTTAGTTCTGAGGTCTCAGTTTAATTGTGGGGGAGTCGTGTTTAGTCCTGGTGAGCCGAGTTTA is part of the Haemorhous mexicanus isolate bHaeMex1 chromosome 30, bHaeMex1.pri, whole genome shotgun sequence genome and encodes:
- the FIGLA gene encoding factor in the germline alpha, with the translated sequence MGEPRRAEGWPGALEPSGVSRPSGVSQPSGALEPSGVSQPSKALEPSGVSRPSGALEPSGVSQPSKALEPSGVSQPSGVLEPSGVSKSLEPSGPLEPPGPPGVPQPTPPPELLEALLQQRFGPPPQPAPIVRLRRGPAGGYEPTGDPAEVLERRQAANAKERQRIRNLNRGFSQLRTLVPLVPRDRRPSKADTLRAAAEYIRLLRGVLRDSQELGAEQELGGTAGGHPEPGLAESPRPPGDPPA